The proteins below are encoded in one region of Holophagaceae bacterium:
- the surE gene encoding 5'/3'-nucleotidase SurE, producing MHNRTILITNDDGLWAPGLELLARVAARFGRVVAVAPDRNRSAVSSALSLHGILRLHPLGEDRYACDGTPVDCVLLGVRSVLEREPDWVLSGVNYGFNLGEDVFYSGTVGAAFEGVLQGSKAAAFSMHPKADLAVVEVWIESFLRHWEQMELGPNRIWNLNFPKGEPKGFKLCNQDNRQYHNLVEKRIDPRGTPYYWIGGDVGPTYARSPGSDAEAALDGWVAATPLRMDLACPEVLTKGEEFNAAFNGNGA from the coding sequence ATGCACAACCGGACCATCCTCATCACCAACGACGACGGGCTTTGGGCTCCTGGCCTCGAGCTTCTGGCGCGGGTGGCCGCCCGGTTCGGGCGGGTGGTGGCGGTGGCGCCGGACCGCAACCGTTCGGCGGTGTCCTCGGCGCTTTCCTTGCATGGAATCCTCCGCCTCCATCCCTTGGGTGAGGACCGCTACGCCTGCGACGGAACACCCGTGGATTGCGTGTTGCTGGGCGTCCGATCCGTGCTGGAGCGCGAGCCGGACTGGGTGCTTTCGGGGGTCAATTACGGCTTCAACCTGGGCGAGGACGTCTTTTATTCCGGCACCGTGGGCGCCGCCTTCGAAGGAGTCCTGCAGGGGTCGAAAGCGGCGGCCTTCTCGATGCATCCCAAGGCCGATCTTGCGGTGGTGGAGGTGTGGATCGAATCGTTCCTCCGCCACTGGGAGCAGATGGAGCTGGGGCCGAACCGGATCTGGAATCTCAACTTTCCCAAAGGAGAGCCCAAGGGATTCAAACTCTGCAACCAGGACAACCGCCAGTACCACAACCTGGTGGAGAAGCGCATCGATCCGCGCGGCACGCCCTACTACTGGATCGGCGGCGACGTGGGCCCCACCTATGCCCGGAGTCCCGGAAGCGATGCGGAGGCCGCGCTGGACGGATGGGTGGCCGCGACCCCGCTGCGCATGGATCTGGCTTGCCCCGAAGTGCTCACCAAGGGCGAGGAATTCAACGCCGCCTTCAATGGGAATGGCGCATGA
- a CDS encoding STAS domain-containing protein, which translates to MTDLSIQVRDAGCASVVEPSGFINAHTVRQFEGALETLVQAGRYTILLNCRELNYISSAGLGAIMGLIETVRENKGDILLCNLQENVFAIFDTLGFTQLYRVFPSEEDALASITEQA; encoded by the coding sequence ATGACCGATCTTTCCATCCAGGTGCGTGATGCGGGCTGCGCCTCGGTGGTGGAGCCATCCGGGTTCATCAACGCCCACACCGTACGCCAGTTCGAAGGCGCCCTCGAAACCCTCGTCCAGGCGGGCCGGTACACGATCCTGCTGAACTGCCGGGAGCTGAACTACATCAGTTCCGCGGGCCTGGGCGCCATCATGGGGCTCATCGAGACCGTGAGGGAGAACAAGGGCGACATCCTGCTCTGCAACCTGCAGGAAAACGTCTTCGCCATTTTCGACACGCTAGGCTTCACCCAGCTCTACCGGGTTTTTCCTTCCGAGGAAGACGCCCTGGCTTCCATCACGGAGCAGGCCTGA
- a CDS encoding FYDLN acid domain-containing protein, whose amino-acid sequence MSNLGKKFTCFSCATKFYDFRKPEAICPKCGSNQKDAPTKLKVVKKDKQVHVIEDDLGTEPEPEAAAEEGFDESLGIGAARAEGVDPGDLRMDDYDE is encoded by the coding sequence ATGTCTAATCTGGGGAAAAAATTCACCTGCTTCTCGTGCGCGACGAAGTTCTACGACTTCCGCAAACCCGAAGCGATATGTCCGAAGTGCGGGTCGAACCAGAAGGACGCCCCCACCAAACTGAAAGTGGTGAAGAAGGACAAGCAGGTCCATGTGATCGAGGATGATCTGGGCACCGAACCCGAGCCGGAAGCCGCGGCCGAAGAGGGCTTCGACGAGAGCCTGGGCATCGGCGCCGCCCGGGCCGAAGGCGTGGATCCCGGCGATCTCCGCATGGACGACTATGATGAATAA
- a CDS encoding Arc family DNA-binding protein — translation MPTTLTLKNIPDEVYDRLKHSAEAHRRSMNSEAIVCLEAVLLPAKLTPTEWLARARELRSALQPGKFRARDIDALKQEGRP, via the coding sequence ATGCCCACAACGCTTACCCTGAAGAATATTCCGGATGAAGTATATGACCGGTTGAAACATTCGGCGGAAGCGCACCGCCGCAGCATGAACAGCGAAGCCATCGTGTGTCTGGAGGCGGTGTTGCTGCCGGCCAAGCTGACTCCCACTGAGTGGCTGGCGCGCGCGCGTGAGCTTCGAAGTGCATTGCAGCCGGGGAAGTTCCGGGCGCGCGACATTGATGCCCTGAAGCAGGAAGGGCGCCCATGA
- a CDS encoding ATP-binding protein: MSPSPAMRMEKSDFRLTIPSQTRYLNLVTGLAKRASQLAGMDDSTAAKVSIAVDEAVTNIIMHAYGGEEDHSVELDLRFTDTALEIHMWHTGVGLRGNQIVLPDPKEYVKHPRKGGLGLLLMSRFMDEVRFSEEKGRSECCMIKNIA, encoded by the coding sequence ATGTCGCCCTCCCCAGCCATGCGGATGGAAAAGTCGGATTTCCGGCTCACCATTCCCAGCCAGACCCGCTACCTGAACCTGGTGACGGGATTGGCCAAGCGCGCGTCGCAATTGGCCGGCATGGACGACTCCACCGCCGCCAAGGTCTCCATCGCCGTGGATGAAGCGGTCACCAACATCATCATGCATGCCTACGGCGGGGAAGAGGACCATTCCGTGGAACTGGACCTGCGCTTCACGGACACGGCCCTGGAAATCCATATGTGGCACACGGGGGTGGGCCTCCGGGGCAACCAGATCGTGCTGCCGGACCCGAAAGAGTATGTGAAGCATCCCCGGAAAGGCGGCCTGGGGCTGCTGCTCATGAGCCGGTTCATGGACGAAGTGCGCTTCAGCGAAGAAAAAGGCCGGAGCGAGTGCTGCATGATCAAGAACATTGCCTAG
- a CDS encoding HAMP domain-containing protein, whose product MKIQRDHELTRLYAAAGLAVLVWMIFKAYKLLSERVSGAIDAPSKWALMSLGLLNVLAIGILLFIVARSLAKLYFERRRGILGARLRTRLVLAFFGVTLVPSLILFFVGQNAISKNLDRWFLPETKEIVEDGQATAKAFNAQVQARLNTAIAHVRGSDLRDLDRLRTEEGLDLIQAGDRSSIPETIKRPIFSASAGGSMTVESEDGRWLLRTAGEANGRTGDQLVVGIFVPRTVADGLLRMEKRSAESFQVSKNRGVLETLPQSTFLFLTVLTLFAAVWTGLTIARTLSEPIRSLAKAAKAVGTGDLEVQLNEEGEDELAFLAQTFNRMTSDLKSNRGAIEAQSARLDQQRAYLGQLLEALPVGVLSWDQAGQLRLVNPAARRWLGLEAFDPDRDSWAEWATQQRFGHLLHLLKQTRESGRAHQEELRLGGEGEGRLVRAILAPLEGGGALAVLEDLSLLAKAEKRAAWQEVARRMAHEVKNPLTPIKLTAQRLLRRVRENRLDPEVVNQGAETILTEVASLARLVDAFSRFARLPAPHPSDVDACDLLRQTATLYGPTHPKILWDWELPDHAVPVRWDGDMVKRAIINLVDNAVAAVEDAGTIRVGLMDRNGTVRIQVEDDGPGVQESHRERLFEPSFSTKERGSGLGLAIVRKIATDHGGEAFFEPLPKGSRFSVELPKGMGA is encoded by the coding sequence ATGAAGATCCAACGGGATCATGAGCTCACCCGGCTCTATGCCGCCGCGGGACTCGCGGTGCTGGTCTGGATGATCTTCAAGGCCTACAAGCTGCTGAGCGAGCGCGTCAGCGGCGCCATCGACGCGCCTTCGAAGTGGGCCCTGATGTCCCTGGGCCTGTTGAACGTGCTGGCCATCGGCATCCTGCTCTTCATCGTGGCGCGCTCCCTGGCCAAGCTCTACTTCGAACGCCGCCGGGGCATCCTGGGCGCGCGGCTGCGCACGCGGCTGGTGCTGGCGTTCTTCGGCGTGACGCTGGTGCCGAGCCTGATCCTGTTCTTCGTGGGGCAGAACGCCATCAGCAAGAACCTGGACCGCTGGTTCCTGCCTGAAACGAAGGAGATCGTCGAGGACGGCCAGGCCACGGCCAAGGCCTTCAACGCCCAGGTCCAGGCCAGGTTGAACACCGCCATCGCGCATGTGCGCGGCTCGGACCTCAGGGACCTGGACCGGCTGAGAACCGAGGAAGGCCTGGATTTGATCCAGGCAGGCGATCGGTCCTCGATTCCGGAAACGATCAAGCGCCCGATCTTCTCCGCCTCCGCAGGTGGTTCCATGACCGTGGAATCCGAAGACGGCCGATGGCTGTTGAGGACCGCAGGGGAGGCCAACGGACGGACCGGAGATCAGCTGGTGGTAGGGATTTTCGTGCCCCGGACCGTGGCCGACGGGTTGCTGCGGATGGAAAAGCGGTCGGCGGAATCCTTCCAGGTGAGCAAGAACCGCGGCGTATTGGAAACCCTGCCTCAAAGCACGTTCCTGTTCCTGACAGTGCTCACGCTGTTCGCCGCGGTGTGGACGGGCCTGACCATCGCGCGGACCCTGTCGGAGCCCATCCGGTCCTTGGCCAAAGCCGCGAAGGCCGTGGGCACAGGCGATCTGGAAGTCCAGCTCAACGAGGAGGGTGAAGATGAATTGGCCTTTCTCGCCCAGACCTTCAACCGCATGACTTCCGATTTGAAATCCAACCGCGGCGCCATCGAGGCCCAAAGCGCGCGGCTGGACCAGCAACGGGCCTACCTGGGACAACTGCTGGAGGCCCTGCCGGTGGGCGTGCTCAGTTGGGACCAGGCCGGCCAGTTGAGGCTCGTGAATCCGGCCGCCCGGCGCTGGCTGGGCCTCGAGGCCTTCGATCCCGATCGGGATTCCTGGGCGGAGTGGGCCACGCAGCAGCGCTTCGGCCACCTGCTCCACCTTCTCAAGCAGACGAGGGAATCCGGGCGGGCCCACCAGGAGGAGCTGCGCCTGGGCGGCGAAGGCGAGGGCCGCCTGGTGCGGGCCATCCTGGCTCCCCTGGAAGGGGGCGGAGCCTTGGCGGTGCTGGAGGATCTATCGCTGCTCGCCAAAGCCGAGAAGCGCGCCGCCTGGCAGGAAGTGGCCCGCCGCATGGCCCATGAGGTGAAGAATCCCCTCACCCCCATCAAGCTCACCGCCCAGCGTTTGCTGCGCCGGGTGCGCGAGAACCGGCTGGATCCGGAGGTGGTGAACCAGGGGGCGGAAACCATTCTCACGGAAGTCGCGAGCCTGGCGAGGCTGGTGGACGCCTTCAGCCGTTTCGCGCGGCTGCCCGCGCCCCACCCCAGCGATGTGGATGCCTGCGACCTGCTCCGCCAGACCGCCACGCTCTACGGCCCCACCCATCCCAAGATCCTATGGGACTGGGAACTGCCGGACCACGCGGTGCCCGTGCGCTGGGACGGGGACATGGTGAAACGGGCCATCATCAACCTGGTGGACAACGCGGTGGCCGCGGTGGAGGATGCAGGCACCATCCGGGTCGGGCTCATGGACCGGAACGGCACCGTGCGCATCCAGGTCGAGGATGACGGCCCCGGCGTGCAGGAGTCCCATCGCGAGCGGCTTTTCGAACCCAGCTTCTCCACCAAGGAGCGGGGGTCCGGACTGGGGCTCGCCATCGTGCGGAAGATCGCCACGGACCATGGCGGCGAAGCCTTTTTCGAGCCCCTGCCCAAAGGCAGCCGCTTCAGCGTGGAGCTTCCGAAGGGGATGGGGGCGTGA
- a CDS encoding adenine phosphoribosyltransferase, translating to MSLDFKSFVRDVPDFPKPGILFRDITPLWADPAAFGEAIKAMASPIQTLKATHVLGLESRGFIFGAALAKNLDLGFVPARKPGKLPMPTLQEKYGLEYGMDALEIHLDAFKAGDRVLIVDDVLATGGTAAAARRLVERTGAQALALTLFIELTFLSGREKLNGLPVFSVLRY from the coding sequence ATGAGCCTGGACTTCAAATCATTCGTGCGCGACGTGCCGGACTTCCCCAAACCGGGCATCCTCTTCAGGGATATAACGCCCCTCTGGGCCGATCCGGCCGCCTTTGGCGAGGCCATCAAGGCCATGGCGTCGCCGATCCAGACCCTGAAGGCGACCCACGTCCTGGGGCTGGAATCCCGGGGGTTCATTTTCGGCGCGGCCCTGGCTAAAAACCTGGATCTGGGCTTCGTGCCCGCCCGCAAGCCCGGCAAACTTCCGATGCCCACGCTCCAGGAGAAGTACGGCCTCGAATACGGCATGGATGCCCTGGAGATCCACCTGGATGCCTTCAAGGCGGGGGATCGCGTCCTCATCGTGGACGATGTGCTGGCGACGGGCGGCACCGCCGCCGCGGCGCGGCGCCTCGTGGAGCGCACCGGAGCCCAGGCCCTGGCCCTCACCCTCTTCATCGAACTGACGTTCCTGTCAGGCCGCGAAAAGCTGAACGGCCTGCCGGTATTCAGTGTGTTGCGTTACTGA
- a CDS encoding zinc metalloprotease HtpX has product MNQFKTLFLIAGLTGLLVWIGDMLYPGGQGLLMALAIAVVMNFVSYFYSDRIVLASYGAKILEQQDAPDLYLLVSRIAQRANLPMPRLALVEDDTPNAFATGRNPEHAVVAVTTGMLQLLNDAELEGVLAHELGHVAHRDILISSLASVLVQAIMFLSRMAMWVTPRDSEGRSNPLAGLLIAIFAPLSAMVLQLALSRSREYLADEYSAQVTGRPLELANALERISGLNQIQPMRDAQPATAHMMIVNPLRGGGLMSLFSTHPPIEARIERLRAMASGMR; this is encoded by the coding sequence ATGAACCAGTTCAAGACGCTATTCCTCATCGCCGGGCTCACGGGATTGCTGGTATGGATCGGCGACATGCTGTATCCCGGAGGCCAGGGCCTGCTCATGGCGCTGGCCATTGCGGTGGTGATGAATTTCGTCAGTTATTTCTACTCCGACAGGATCGTGCTGGCTTCCTATGGCGCGAAGATCCTCGAACAGCAAGACGCCCCGGATCTCTACCTGCTGGTATCGCGCATCGCCCAGAGGGCGAACCTCCCCATGCCGCGCCTGGCGCTAGTCGAGGACGACACGCCCAATGCGTTCGCCACGGGCCGCAACCCCGAACATGCCGTGGTGGCGGTGACGACGGGGATGCTCCAACTCCTCAACGATGCCGAGCTGGAAGGCGTGCTGGCCCACGAACTGGGCCATGTGGCGCATCGCGACATCCTCATCAGCTCCCTCGCCTCGGTGCTGGTGCAGGCCATCATGTTCCTGTCGCGCATGGCCATGTGGGTGACGCCCCGCGATTCCGAAGGCCGCTCCAATCCGCTTGCGGGCCTGCTCATCGCCATCTTCGCCCCGCTGTCGGCCATGGTGCTGCAACTGGCGCTCAGCAGGTCCCGCGAATACCTGGCGGATGAATACTCCGCGCAGGTCACGGGCCGCCCCCTGGAGCTGGCCAACGCGCTGGAGCGCATTTCCGGACTCAACCAGATTCAACCGATGCGCGATGCCCAGCCCGCCACGGCCCACATGATGATCGTGAATCCCCTCCGCGGCGGCGGATTGATGAGCCTCTTCTCCACGCATCCGCCCATCGAGGCGCGGATCGAGCGGCTTCGGGCGATGGCATCGGGAATGCGGTAA
- a CDS encoding acylphosphatase, giving the protein MTFGFRAKGRVQGVGYRAFVIRQARARNIVGWVRNEADGSVAGQASGDASDLALFRSLLCKGPAWAFVESLDWEPLNEGESLPTSFEIRS; this is encoded by the coding sequence ATGACTTTTGGTTTCCGGGCGAAGGGCCGGGTCCAGGGCGTGGGCTACCGCGCCTTCGTGATACGGCAGGCGCGGGCCCGGAATATCGTCGGGTGGGTGCGCAACGAGGCTGATGGCTCCGTGGCCGGCCAGGCCAGCGGCGACGCCTCGGATCTCGCCCTTTTCCGCAGCCTTCTGTGCAAGGGTCCGGCCTGGGCTTTCGTGGAGTCACTGGACTGGGAACCCCTGAATGAGGGAGAATCCCTTCCCACTTCTTTCGAGATTCGATCATGA
- a CDS encoding GNAT family N-acetyltransferase: MSGPQELFRLGPGSGVPAWLEELDRNSFGEAWGDFAGHEQAWGFSKEAFAIWAVNAVAGEAELLRIAVAPGRRGQGLGRTLLLACEAELNRMGIATLLLEVRVSNAPARGLYESAGWRQDGLRKAYYKNGEDAALYRKLG; the protein is encoded by the coding sequence TTGAGCGGACCACAGGAGCTGTTCCGCCTCGGACCCGGCTCCGGGGTTCCAGCCTGGCTGGAGGAATTGGACCGGAACAGTTTTGGCGAAGCCTGGGGCGATTTCGCGGGCCACGAACAGGCCTGGGGATTCTCGAAGGAAGCCTTCGCCATCTGGGCGGTCAACGCCGTGGCGGGGGAGGCGGAACTGCTCCGCATCGCCGTTGCTCCAGGGCGCCGAGGCCAGGGCCTGGGGCGGACCCTGCTGCTCGCCTGCGAAGCCGAGTTGAACCGCATGGGCATCGCCACGCTGCTGCTGGAAGTCCGCGTGTCCAATGCTCCGGCCCGCGGCCTGTACGAAAGCGCCGGCTGGAGACAGGACGGCCTTCGCAAGGCCTACTACAAAAACGGAGAAGACGCGGCCCTGTACCGCAAGCTGGGGTAG
- a CDS encoding PP2C family protein-serine/threonine phosphatase, translated as MAPENPINPFDRLRELSLRIPEGASELLPLVDFLEAFPEQVTEEALVHLVGVTALGIAKASQGGLWDGYTWIFLRGSAPAFPTNPGKGWISLPWTHADDIYGHLVLRTPTAPAALELLLSISAPLLAWRRAEALRSDQNRALALQLARLNTVYDLTRSLGEVNTKPDLIRLMASTIMGEFRIPRMLVLDADGGVLLNKGLGVLPVQLSGTALQSVLSEKALVHAIEILDQAHSHGFAYAAEPTVGRLSEEDEVFLQTLLNLTSSQLTSLDLRESQVLTLKMEKDLDLARNIQRQILPQVLPELDGWECAGANLPFQAVGGDLYDVWMAVDPVGSVEAEAERLHIAVGDISGKGLPASLMMTQLSTYLRARADRRVKNWGRLANRLNVRMNQVRDRNRYTTLFAGSLNPETGDLRYVNGGHNPPLLVPADGGSAIRLSPTGPMVGLLPNATFGEGRARMDPGDVLVIFTDGLVEAENPATGEDLGEQAIIDVVRGHQGSSADDIFEQILVATFKHLGDGGFKDDVTLVVVKRVGEGDR; from the coding sequence GTGGCCCCTGAGAATCCCATCAATCCGTTCGACCGCCTCCGGGAACTCTCGCTGCGGATTCCGGAAGGCGCCAGCGAGCTGCTGCCCTTGGTGGATTTCCTGGAAGCCTTTCCGGAGCAGGTCACCGAAGAGGCCCTGGTCCATCTCGTGGGCGTCACGGCCCTGGGCATCGCCAAAGCCAGCCAGGGCGGCCTCTGGGATGGCTACACCTGGATTTTCCTGAGAGGCTCGGCGCCGGCCTTTCCCACCAATCCGGGCAAGGGCTGGATCAGCCTGCCTTGGACCCATGCCGATGACATCTACGGCCACTTGGTGCTCAGGACTCCGACCGCGCCGGCGGCCCTGGAACTGTTGCTTTCCATCTCCGCGCCGCTGCTGGCGTGGCGGCGGGCCGAGGCCCTGCGGAGCGATCAGAACCGGGCCCTGGCCCTGCAACTGGCGCGGCTCAACACCGTGTACGACTTGACCCGGTCCCTGGGCGAAGTGAACACCAAGCCGGACCTCATCCGCCTGATGGCATCCACGATCATGGGCGAGTTCCGGATTCCCCGCATGCTCGTGCTGGATGCGGATGGCGGCGTGCTGCTCAACAAGGGCCTGGGAGTCCTGCCGGTCCAGCTCTCCGGCACCGCCCTCCAGTCTGTGCTTTCGGAAAAAGCCCTGGTCCACGCCATCGAGATCCTGGACCAGGCCCACAGCCACGGCTTCGCCTACGCCGCGGAACCCACCGTGGGCCGCCTGAGCGAAGAAGATGAAGTCTTCCTGCAGACCCTGCTGAACCTCACTTCCAGCCAGCTCACCAGCCTGGATCTCCGGGAAAGCCAGGTGCTCACCCTGAAGATGGAAAAGGACCTGGATCTGGCCCGCAATATCCAGCGCCAGATCCTGCCCCAGGTGCTGCCGGAGCTCGACGGCTGGGAGTGCGCCGGGGCGAATCTTCCCTTCCAGGCGGTGGGCGGGGACCTCTACGATGTGTGGATGGCCGTGGATCCGGTGGGTTCCGTGGAGGCCGAAGCCGAGAGGCTGCACATCGCCGTGGGCGATATCTCAGGCAAGGGCCTGCCGGCCTCGCTGATGATGACGCAGCTTTCCACCTACCTCCGCGCCCGGGCCGACCGCCGCGTGAAGAACTGGGGGCGGCTCGCCAACCGGTTGAACGTGCGCATGAACCAGGTGCGGGACCGCAACCGCTACACCACCCTTTTCGCCGGCAGCCTCAATCCCGAGACGGGTGATCTGCGCTACGTGAACGGTGGCCACAACCCGCCGCTGCTGGTTCCCGCCGACGGCGGATCGGCCATCCGCCTGAGCCCCACGGGGCCCATGGTGGGCCTGCTGCCCAATGCCACCTTCGGCGAAGGCCGCGCCCGCATGGATCCGGGCGATGTGCTCGTGATCTTCACCGATGGCCTGGTGGAGGCGGAGAATCCCGCCACCGGCGAAGACCTGGGCGAGCAGGCCATCATCGACGTGGTGCGCGGCCACCAGGGCAGCAGCGCGGATGATATTTTCGAGCAGATCCTCGTGGCCACCTTCAAACACCTGGGCGACGGCGGATTCAAGGACGACGTGACGCTGGTCGTGGTGAAGCGGGTGGGTGAAGGGGACCGCTAG
- the clpP gene encoding ATP-dependent Clp endopeptidase proteolytic subunit ClpP — MPSSYYPPIVIEQTPRGERSYDIYSRLLKDNIIFLGTAIDDNVANAIVAQMLFLESEDPDKDIQIYINSPGGSVTSGLAIYDTMQFVKNDIVTYCIGQCASMGAHLLAAGTKGKRFALPNARIMIHQPSGGAQGQATEIEISYKEIQRLKDTLSESFAKHTGQTVKKVQKDMDRDYFMSAAEALNYGIIDKVLTERPA; from the coding sequence ATGCCCAGCAGCTACTACCCTCCCATCGTCATCGAGCAGACCCCGCGGGGCGAGCGCAGCTACGACATCTATTCGCGGCTGCTCAAGGACAACATCATCTTCCTCGGCACCGCCATCGACGACAATGTGGCCAACGCCATCGTCGCCCAGATGCTCTTCCTGGAGAGCGAGGACCCGGACAAGGACATCCAGATCTACATCAACAGCCCCGGCGGCAGCGTCACCTCGGGCCTGGCCATCTATGACACCATGCAATTCGTGAAGAACGACATCGTCACCTACTGCATCGGCCAGTGCGCCTCCATGGGCGCGCACCTGCTGGCGGCCGGCACCAAGGGCAAGCGGTTCGCGCTGCCCAACGCCCGCATCATGATCCACCAGCCCTCAGGCGGGGCCCAGGGCCAAGCGACGGAAATCGAGATCAGCTACAAAGAGATCCAGCGCTTGAAGGACACGCTCAGCGAGTCCTTCGCCAAGCACACCGGGCAGACCGTGAAGAAGGTCCAGAAGGATATGGACCGCGATTACTTCATGAGCGCCGCGGAGGCTTTGAACTACGGCATCATCGACAAGGTGCTCACCGAGCGGCCGGCCTAG
- a CDS encoding type II toxin-antitoxin system VapC family toxin produces MIVVDSNVLAYLYLPGEYTAAAEALLERDPEWAAPVLWRSELRNILAGCMRRKSLTFHQACSLQSEAEKLLAGMEFEVDSAAVLDLVKDSDCSAYDCEFIALAIRLRTKLVTMDKKLLRAFPTRTVALFA; encoded by the coding sequence ATGATCGTGGTGGACTCCAATGTGCTGGCCTACCTGTACCTGCCAGGCGAATACACAGCGGCCGCCGAAGCGCTGCTCGAGCGCGACCCAGAGTGGGCCGCGCCGGTTCTTTGGCGGAGCGAATTGCGCAACATTTTAGCGGGTTGCATGCGACGGAAGTCGCTCACCTTCCACCAAGCATGCAGCCTGCAGAGCGAGGCCGAAAAACTGCTTGCGGGAATGGAGTTCGAGGTTGACTCAGCAGCCGTGCTCGATCTGGTGAAAGATAGTGATTGCTCCGCGTATGACTGCGAGTTCATCGCGCTGGCGATCAGGCTAAGGACCAAGCTCGTGACCATGGACAAGAAACTGCTGCGGGCATTCCCGACACGCACGGTGGCGCTTTTCGCGTGA
- the tig gene encoding trigger factor, whose amino-acid sequence MQVTLTHHTNTRKSLEIHVPAAEVTSTFGEALARIAPKVKLPGFRPGKVPKNVLLSRYAREIRQDVADLLVQRLFWDAAAAAGTQPISQPALEKADLSDGKDGSIKTLYDVAPDVKLPEYKGFSLTKKKRAIDDAAVEEHLESMRQQAAKLLSEDGVSAEGLYATFDIKAKPAGLKPQTFRDQVIQLDPKRPFDAEVLGLKVDETRAFDIAVPVEDSNKTMAGKQVHYQVTLKDLRKHTVPELNDEFAKDMGDYADLKALRTFIRKELEDAAERDAHARLQSAVLETLLDAAPFEVPVSMVSLQLDDYSQEFANMISRQGIDPRRVNWNAYRQTRLRDAERAVRSGYLLQTIGNAEDIQVSDEEIDADIKTFMEENKVQQPFAAFKAELEGRGATTEIKGRIRTDKIFDALIATATVTEELLDKKAFEELVELERKRDAGLASARFDAGGLESGEAEQEGGAPESVKHGEEAHVHGPDCDHDHDHAEDKPKKKAAAKEEKAEEEKPKKAAKKAEPAAEEKPKKHKKEEEEDEKPKKAKKKSE is encoded by the coding sequence ATGCAGGTCACGCTCACCCACCACACCAACACCCGCAAATCCCTGGAAATCCACGTCCCGGCGGCGGAGGTCACCTCGACCTTCGGAGAGGCCCTGGCGCGCATCGCGCCCAAGGTGAAATTGCCGGGATTCCGCCCCGGCAAGGTGCCGAAAAATGTCCTGTTGTCCCGCTACGCCCGGGAAATCCGCCAGGATGTGGCCGATCTGCTTGTGCAGCGCCTTTTCTGGGATGCGGCCGCGGCGGCCGGCACCCAGCCCATCTCCCAGCCGGCCCTCGAAAAGGCCGACCTGTCGGATGGCAAAGATGGCTCCATCAAGACCCTCTACGATGTGGCGCCCGATGTGAAGCTTCCGGAGTACAAGGGCTTCAGCCTCACGAAGAAGAAGCGCGCCATCGATGATGCCGCCGTGGAAGAGCACCTGGAATCCATGCGCCAGCAGGCCGCGAAGCTCCTGTCCGAAGATGGCGTCAGCGCTGAAGGCCTCTATGCCACCTTCGACATCAAGGCCAAGCCCGCGGGCCTGAAGCCCCAGACCTTCCGCGACCAGGTCATCCAGCTCGATCCCAAGCGCCCCTTCGACGCCGAGGTCCTGGGCCTCAAGGTGGACGAAACCCGCGCCTTCGACATCGCGGTGCCCGTGGAAGATTCCAACAAGACCATGGCCGGCAAGCAGGTGCACTACCAGGTGACCCTCAAAGACCTGCGCAAGCACACCGTCCCCGAGCTGAACGATGAATTCGCGAAGGACATGGGCGATTATGCGGACCTGAAGGCCCTGCGGACCTTCATCCGCAAAGAGCTGGAAGATGCCGCCGAGCGGGATGCCCACGCCCGCCTGCAGAGCGCCGTGCTGGAAACCCTGCTGGACGCAGCGCCCTTCGAAGTGCCGGTCTCCATGGTGTCCTTGCAACTGGACGACTACAGCCAGGAATTCGCCAACATGATCTCCAGGCAGGGCATCGATCCCCGCCGCGTCAACTGGAACGCCTACCGCCAGACCCGCCTGCGGGACGCGGAGCGCGCGGTGCGCAGCGGATACCTCCTCCAGACCATCGGCAACGCCGAGGACATCCAGGTTTCAGACGAAGAAATCGACGCGGATATCAAGACTTTCATGGAAGAAAACAAGGTGCAGCAGCCCTTCGCGGCCTTCAAGGCCGAGCTGGAAGGCCGCGGGGCCACCACGGAAATCAAGGGCCGCATCCGCACGGATAAAATCTTCGACGCCCTCATCGCCACGGCCACCGTCACCGAAGAGCTGTTGGACAAGAAGGCTTTTGAAGAACTGGTGGAATTGGAGCGCAAGCGGGATGCGGGCCTCGCCTCGGCCCGGTTCGATGCAGGCGGGTTGGAGAGCGGCGAAGCCGAGCAGGAAGGCGGCGCTCCGGAATCCGTGAAGCACGGCGAAGAGGCCCATGTCCATGGCCCCGACTGCGATCACGACCATGACCACGCCGAAGACAAGCCCAAAAAGAAAGCGGCGGCCAAGGAAGAAAAAGCCGAAGAAGAAAAGCCGAAGAAAGCCGCCAAGAAAGCGGAGCCGGCCGCCGAGGAAAAGCCGAAAAAACACAAAAAAGAGGAAGAGGAAGACGAAAAACCCAAGAAGGCCAAGAAGAAGTCCGAATAG